The Puniceicoccus vermicola genome segment CCGCCCGCAAAAGCCGAGGGGTAAATGTTCCCTTCTACGCCTCCGTAGCCGTACTCCATCCCGACAATTCGGAATCGCGTGCTTCGCAGCTCTTCGCGACACACTGTCATCACTTCCGCGAGAAGATGCTCGAATTCGGCTGTTCAGTTTCCGACTTCGAGCTCGAGACGGATCACTACCGCACGGAACGAATCGCTCAGATACTCCAGACTCGAGGCATCAAGGGGATCCTCCTCGGCTGGGGGAAATGGCCCTCATCCATCCGCACATTTCCTTGGGATCAGTTCTCCGTCATCTCTACGGAGAGGACGGATCTCGGCCAGTCCGTCGACAAAGTCAGCATGAACCACTTTCACGCCCTCGACGATATTTTTGCCAAGCTGAGCAATCTTCCCTCCCGACGCTACGGCATGATCCTTCACGACGATTGCCCCAAGACGACCCGCGAACACATCATCGGCGCGTTTCAGGCCAACCTCTTCGAGCGCCCCCATCTCAAAGGTGACGTCCCTCCCTACTCCTACCATCTCGGGGAATCTGCGGACGGGATAAAAAAATGGTTTGAAACCTATCGTCCCGAAGTGGTGATCAGCCATCGCGTGATTGATCCCAACGTCTTTCAGGATGCTGGCATCCACTTCCCCGAAGTCCCGGTTATCGTCATTGAAATCGACGAGGAAAGCCCCGTTCAATTCTCTGGCTTTTACACCGAGGGTGAACTGGGAAGAACCGTCGCCACTCTCCTCGCCCGGAAAATCCGTAACGACGAAGTCCAGGAAACAATCCATCGCCCCCGGCTTACCCTCGTCAACGGCATTTGGCGCGACGGCGAGACACTAAGCATCTAAGTAGTCTCCGAAGAGCTCGCAGTTTAAACCCCTGCCTCCAAGCGGGTCTCCCGCGGCCACAAAAGGTTTAAGATTGCGAAAGTTCTCTCGGGCCAAGGGGGACAGACTGCAGACAAAAAGGCCCCCACTCCTACCCCCAAGAGTGGAGGCCCCGCCGGATCCCGACCTCATCTCTTCAAGACGAAGTCCGACCCGAAATGCCTCAAAAGCGATCAGCCTCTCAGACCTCAGAAGTCTTCTGGGAAAGCTCTCCGGTCTTCTCCCCGAAATACTCGAGAGCCATCAGCTCTTCCTCGACGGAGAGAATCTGGGTGCGCATGATACTCGGCGAATACAAAGATCGCTGATCAGCAATACCCGCGGCCTGCATGGCTTTTTCGAGCGAAGTATTGGCCTTCTTCAGGTCTTCAATACTCTCCTGCACATTGAATCGGCCAGGTGAGGTCGGCGCGGGAGGCCAACGGGAATCGGAAACATAGGCCGAGGTCACTTCCCGCCGAGCCTGATCCACCCAACGGGCAGCCTCCGAGCCCTCTTCAAACTCATCCTTCAGGCGCTGGACTCCTTGAAAGACCGCCATACAAACCGGATCCAGCACCCGGGCATGGGAGGTATTCAACCAGGCACGGGCCGTTCCACCATGCCAAGCGCTTCCTCTCTCGATTGTGGAAATCTGATTCTTCGATAGTTCGATGACCTCCGAACCTTCAATTAGCTCGGAGGGCGTCGCGAACTCGAAACCGCACTCGGAGGCCGTCTTGAGGAGCGCCTCAAAGCGATCCACGCTTTCCGGCTCATGCTCGAAAAAGCGGGCATGCCCAAACTGCTTCACATAAAAGTACGCACTTGTACCAATGTACTCGGCATCCTCCGCGTAAGGGATGATAAAGCTCCCCGATCCTTCCACTTTTGTCTTCCAAAAGCTTAACAATTCCTGGATCTCCGAAAGCGCTACAGGTTGGTCACGGGTGCCCTCGGTCGCTCCCATCAGATACCACAGCATCGGGTTGGCAAAGAAATCGACGCGGAAAAGGAGATTCAAACCGGAAGGCGTGCGCGAAACGTTGGTCAGGAAACGGTGATACTGCGGCTTGTCCTTAATATACTCGGCAATCCGGAACAACTTACTCTTATTGCTGTGACCGCGAACATCGTAGTCCAGACCCGTGGCTTCACGAATTTCCGGAAAACTCAGGAAGAACGAATCACCATCCATCACGAGAGAGTCAAAACCCGCTTCCTGAAAAATCTCCGGAAGGAAATCCGCCCAGCTGCACTCTGGGTTCCAGCCCAGACGCGGACGGTGTCCCGTATATTTTTCCCAAGCGTCAAGACCGTCTTTCAAGCTAGCTAGACCCATTTCCGGGGGTAAGTTAGCCAGCATGATATGGGTAAAGGGAGAGCCAACTCCTTCGACCTGGCCCGCGTCCATCAACGCCTTCAATTGCTCAAGAACCTTGGGCCGGGTTTCGGCCATTACTTTCAATGTTTCTCCCGACGCCTCAAATCCGATCTTTATCCCGTTCTTCTCGACGAGGTCGAACAACGGGGCATAAGACTGATCGATGACCCAAGGGCGGCGGGCAGGATCCAACTGGCTATACTGAAGATTACCATGGGGAAGAAACAGGATTTTTGATTTCATTGTTCGGTTAAGGATTTGTAGAAGGGGTTCTGGAAGACGCTCACCTTCGAAGTGGCGCCAGGAAAGCCAGCATGATGGTAAAGAACTTCTAAACAAAGACAGGGGGAGTTAATCTATTAACCTTCAGCCTTCGCTCTTGGCTTCCTCTTCGTTAGAGCTAAAAATCTTTTCCTCTCATGAATCAGACCCAGTCGAATCAAAACCTTCCTCAAGCCGCATTAATCGGAATCAGCGGCTATGGACGGACTCATCTAAGAACCCTCGAAGCACTACAGACGGAGGGCGTTTTACAGATTGCCGCAGCCACCGTCGTCAATCGATCCGAGGAAGAAGAAAGCTGCCAGCGTCTGGAGAGCCAAGGCTGCCGCATCTACCCGGACTATGAAATGATGCTGAGAGAGGAAAAGGGTCGTATCGATCTTTGCTGTATTCCGACAGGGATCGCTTGGCACCGGCCCATGACTCTGGCCGCACTCGAAGCGGGATGCCATGTTCTCGTCGAAAAGCCTGCGGCCGGAACCGTCGATGAGATCGACGAAATGATCGAAGCTCAAAAGGCCGCCGGAAAGATGGTCTTCGTCGGATTTCAGGATTTCTACCTCGATACGGTGATAGAAATCAAAAAGAAGATCCTCGCCGGTCGAATCGGTGAGGTTAAATCGATTCGTTCAATCGGCAGCTGGCCACGTCCAAAGAGCTACTATACCCGCAACAATTGGGCAGGCAAGATTCGCAGCAACGGACACCTCGTATACGATTCTCCCGCCAACAATGCCTTTGCCCATTACCTCATCGCCACGCTGAACTTTGCCGGTGAGAAAATGAGTTCCATCGCTTCCGCCAAGGAAGTCGAAGCAGAGCTTTATCGCCTTCCCGGCATTGAGACTTTTGACACCATCTCCGCGCGAGTCGTGACTGAGAACGGAATTGAGATCGACTACGCCGTCACTCACAAAGGAATTCGAACTATCGAACCGACCCTCGATATTCTCGGAACCGAGGGACGGATTCGTTGGAATTTCGACAAGAAGTTCACCATCTTCCCGGATGAAGAAGAAATCATCAGCATCGGGGCGGATTTCAGCCGCGAGTCGATGTTTCGCAAAGTGATCGAATCGATCCATACCGGAACGCATCAGGGATGCAGCCTCGAGATGGCACGGGAACACACGAAGCTCATCCAAACCATCCATCAGAAGTTCACGATTAGTGAGTTCCCCGCCGATTTAGTCCGGCAAGGGGAACTGGCAGGTGAAGCCTTCCCCCATGTAGAAGGCATCGAAGAAGCACTTGAAGAGATCTTGCGCAAAGGCGGGATGATCTCCGACTCCCTATCCGCGCAGCCCTCCGCGTAATCACCGCGATTCCGGCTGACCGAACCGCAGTCTGTTTTTAACGAGCCTCGGGACCCTCCCCTGCCCCCGATTCAGCCCGCAATCTTCGATGCCGCTCAACCAGCGGGAGAGTAAGCATCGGCGGGGGTCACAATACAACCCGTCAGGTCGAGGGGCCCCTTCAGCAAGGGGTCATCGGTCGCGGTCATCCACTCGTCAAGCTGGGCACTCATCGTCGCGAGATCTGCAGCGTGATCTGGATCTTTGGCCAAATTGTTCGCCTCCGTGGGATCCAATACCAGATCGTAGAGTTCCTCCTTCTTGGGGCCATGATCGGCCCACCCATGTTCGCAGAGATAAGTTTTGGCGAGTCCGTCATCGCAGTTGGGCAGAGTCACATGCGGACGCGGCTCATAGTGGCGAATATATTTCCATCGCTGCGAACGAACCGCACGCATGGGTTCATAAGCCGCATGGACGTTGACCTCAGAAAACAAATACTCCCTCAACGAAGCATCGGGATTCTCCGCCAAAGCCTTCAGTGACTTCCCCTCCAACCGGTCGGGTGCCGGCAGATCCAGCAAGTCACACACCGTCGGGAAAATGTCCAAGTGAGAAACCATCGAATCCGTGACCTTGCCACCGACGAAGCCCTCCGGTCCGCGCAGGATCAGCATCACACCCGTTCCGTGATCGGTCAGGCGACACTTCATATCCGGAAACGCGATCCCATGATCAGTGGTGGCGATGACGAGAGTATTCTCAGCAAGGCCATTCCGATCAATCGCATCGATGACCCGACCCGCAAACTGATCAAAGGTTTCCACACTGGCCATGTAATTGGCAAAATCCTGACGAGTTTCCTCGGTATCCGGCAGATGAGCCGGCGGCTTCACGTAGGCCGGATTGGGAGTTTGAACCGTCGAGGGAAACTCGCCCTGCCCCGCTCGGTGCGGAGGGAAATATCCAACGTCGAGAAAGAACGGTTTTTCGTGATCTCGCTCAAGAAACTCTTCGGCCGAACGGGTAATCACGTCGCAATCGTTCTCGTGTCGAGGCCAATAGAAGCCCTCTGCGTTTCGGTCGCGATCCAGGAATTCGTCGTATCCGGTCGTTTCCAAGGTCGCACTACCTTCCAGGGTAATGTGCTGAACCCCCGTCAAAGCGGTATGCCAGCCATTCTCCTTCAAAAAGTTTCCCAGCGTGTCTTCATAACGGTCCATCGCAAATCCACGGTGGGCCAGACCCAGCATCCCGTTCACGTGTGCCGACTGCCCCGAGAGGAGACAAGCGCGACTCGGAGAACAGGTCGGATTCGCACAAAAAGCTTGGCGAAAGAGCATCCCTTCCTCTGCCAATTTTTGCAGGTTCGGAGTGGAAACACCGTATCCATAAGGTTGAACGTAACGACCCGCATCGTGGGCGTGAAGATAGACGACATTGAGGGGATTCATCAGTATTCCCATTCAATACCGATTGGCACCCGAGGAGCAAATCAAAGATGATAAATCGGTTCGAGTGGCATGCAGTTAAAGGTGCGGGGAGTTATGGAACGAAAGGATTCCAATGTCTTTGGCCTTCGGAAGCGCATTGCTTCAGGCTGCGTGCGTGAGCACAAGAACGCACCGAAAACGGCATCGCTTCTCGCCATCGATTTCCATACAACGCCGCCCATGAAACATCGTTGCGAATGGTGCGGGACGGATCCCCTCTATGAAAAGTATCACGATCTAGAATGGGGCGTTCCCGTTTACGATGATCAGATCCTCTTTGAGTTCCTGATCCTCGAAGGCGCTCAAGCGGGCCTGAGCTGGCTAACGATCCTCAAAAAGCGCGAAAACTATCGAAAGGCTCTCGATGGATTCGACTGCAAAAAAATCGCTCAGTATGGAGACCCTGACCGTAAGCGTCTCCTCGCCGATGCCGGGATCGTCCGCAATCGCCTCAAGATTGACGCGACCATCCGCAACGCTCAGGGCACCCTGGCGATCCAGAAAGAGTTTGGATCCCTCTCCCAATTTCTCTGGAGCTATGTCGATGGAACCCCTATCCAAAATCATTGGAAAGATATCTCTGAAGTGCCGGTCAGCACCCCGATCTCGGATCAAATGAGCAAAGACCTCAAAAAACGGGAATTCAATTTCGTCGGCTCCACGATCTGCTACGCTTTCATGCAGGCGGTGGGAATGGTCAACGATCACACGGTCGACTGTTTTCGCCATGCCGAAGTGAAATCGAGGATCTAAGACTCAGGGGGCAATCGCCTCCCAGGTTAGGATCTGACTTCTCGGGAGGCAGGCCAGTCCCGCTAATTCCTTTTCCTAAATTCAGAGGGAGAGGACCCAGTTTGTTTTTTAAACCAAGAAGAAAATTCGGATTGATGGCGAAACCCGGCCCCGAAAGCGATTTCCTTGACCTGTTGAGAGGAGGAAAGAAGTGCTCCTTTGACCTGAGCCAGGCGGCGCCTCTCAAAATATTGCTTCGGGGTCGTCCTGAAGGCGCTGAAAAAGATTCGATTCACCTGCGCGGCGCTTAGGCCAAACTCCTCAGCCAGATTCTCCAGGCGAAACGGGAGATGAAGTGGCTTTGCGTCGACCCTCATTTTGATCTCCATGGAACGGGGATCATCGTTCTGCGGGAGGAAGAAAAGCTCCCCGCGTCGCTGCATCTCCCCCCATAGGCGAGCCAGCCACCGCTGAAAATTGCCCTGTAAATCGACGTAGCGTTCGAAATCCATCTCCTCCCATTGCAGCCGATTGTAGGCATGGGGATGGTGTTTCCGGATGGTCGCCAGCATCGGTTGCATCAGCTCCCGCCATCCCCGGGTCTCGGATCGACTGAACCGGATGGGCACCCGAAGCTCAAAGAGGGCCTGGTCGGTAATCCAGCGAGCCTCAAAATGGATTGAGAGAATCCGGGCGTCCTCGGAGAATTGGCGTTCACTGGTCCCCGGAGGCAGGAGAACCCAATCGCCAGCAGAAATCCGGACCTCTTCTCCCCCTGCCGCCAACACCACCTCCCCCTGAAGTAAGCCCCAAGCGGTAAAATATCGATTAGAGACGCTCCTCTGGTTCGCCACCTGAGGAACTCCTTCGTAGACCCAGATCAATTGCGCATCCAGAAACTTCCACTCCCGGAAGGGTAACGGAGGCAGTGACTTGCTTTGACTCATGTAGGAAAAGTATAACTTTATTCTAAAATTATAAAACCTCTTTTCTTGGAACTTTCTGCCCGTTGCCGAAAGATTATGTCCATGAATCATCCTGATAACCCTCTTCGCTATTACCGCCGCCCCGAGAAACAGCTCGATCTCAACCTCGACGTCGATCTCTGTGTTTTCGGAGGCAACTCCGGCGGGATTATCGCCGCCATCACCGCCAAACGCTATGGCCTCTCCGTCGCACTTCTCGAGCCCGGCTATCATCTCGGGGGTCTGACCGCGGGGGGCCTCTCGTATACCGACATTGGCAATAAGTTCGCCATCGGGGGCCTCTCCCGCGAATTCTTCCAGCGGATGGGAACCCACTACGGGCAGGATGAGTGCTGGCTTCAGGAACCCCACAAAGTTGACCAGACCTTCCGCCAATGGTTGGAGGAAGTCGGAGTCGAATGTCATTTCGAAAGCTTCGTCTCCGAAGTTGAGATGGCCAATAAGCGGATCGTTCGGATTAAAACCGAGAACGGTATCACCGTCTCCGCCAAGCAGTTCATTGACGCTACCTACGAAGGCGATTTGATGGCCAAGGCTGGTGTCAGCTACACCGTCGGCCGGGAAGACAACTCCACCCATGGGGAAACGCTCAACGGCCAGCAGATGCGCGACAAGCACCAGTTTGAGCTCGAGGTAGATCCCTACCTCATCGAGGGCAAGCCAGACAGCGGACTCCTCCCCTACATCGACGACGCACCCTACGAACAGGGTAAGGGCGACAAGCGAGTGCAGGCCTACAATTTCCGTCTATGCCTGACCGACGACCCGAACAAACAAATCCCCTTCACCGAACCCGATGGATACGATCGCAGTCGTTACGAACTTCTCGCCCGCTACTGCGAGGCCGGATTCGAGCCGACGCTGCAAAAGTTCGATCACTGCATCAAACGGAAGTTCGACATGAACAATCACGGAGCCGTTTCTTCCGATTATATCGGGATGAATCACGACTTCCCGGAAGCCGACTACGCCACCCGTGAAAAGATTTTCCAAGAACACGTCCAATGGGTGAAAGGCCTTATGTGGTTCCGCTTGACCGATCCGGTCGTGCCCGCGGTCTCCCGCGAGCGTTACAGCCAATTCGGCTGGTCCTGTGAGGATTTCGTCGAGACCGGAGGTTTCTCTCACGCTCTCTACGTCCGGGAAGCCCGCCGTCTCGTCAGCGATTTGGTCATGAACGAGAGCCACTGCATTGGGAAAGAGAAGGTGGAAGACGCCATCGGACTAGCCGCCTACACCATGGATTCTCACAATTGCCGCCGCCTTGTCATCGATGGAAAGGTGCGCAACGAGGGAGACGTTCAGGTAAAGTCGGGCCCTCCCTACCCCATTTCCTACCGGTCGATCATCCCGAAGCAGGGCGAGTGCGAAAACCTCTTCGTTCCCTTCTGCCTCTCGGCCTCCCACATTGCCTTTGGCTCCATCCGGATGGAACCGGTCTTCATGATCCTCTCCCAGTCCGCCGTCGAAGCGGCCATCATCGCCATGGAGAAGGACCTACGGGTCCAGGAAGTCCCCTACGACGCCCTCCGCAAGCGCCTCGTCGCCGCGAAGCAAGTCATCGACCCGGTTCCCCCAGTGAAGAACATCCAGGCGGGCGAGTAGGCTCCGTCCACAACCGTGCCGTGCAGCAAACAGAAGCCAAGGAGGGGCCATGAGTCAGCATGCGTTTGCTGAAGCTGAACCCCTACAGGAGTAACCGCTCAGCTTCAGCTGCGCGGTCCTGGGGATGAGGAAGATCTTCCTGGGTGCGGTCCGGAACCGACGCGATGGGGGCAGCTGAAGCTGCGCCCCTACAGGAGTAGCCGCTCAGCTTCAGCTGCGCGGTCCTGGGGTTGAGGAAGGTCTCCCTGGGTCCGGTCCGGAACCGACGCGATGGGGGCAGCTGAAGCTGCGACCCTACAGGAGTAGCCGCTCAGCTTTAGCTGCGCGGTCCTGGGGTTGAGGAAGGTCTCCCTGGGTCCGGTCCGGAACCGACGCGATGGGGGCAGCTGAAGCTGCGACCCTACAGGAGTAGCCGCTCAGCTTTAGCTGCGCGGTCCTGGGGATGAGGAAGATCTTCCTGGGTGCGGCTCGGAACCAATCCTCGTAGCTTCCGCTGCACCCGCGTCGTCTCTCGGCCACTCCCATAACTCCCTCTGATCCACAAACCTTTACAAACGGCTCAAAACTTAACAGTTTTGAGCATGGCCTCCGCGCGTCCTGATCCCCACGAAACCTCCTCCCCCTCGGATTGGAAGGCGATTCATCCTCTTCTCGAGCGCTGCGCCATCGGCCCCCCTCAAGGTAGACGCGGCACCTTTCCCGGCGTCCTCTACACCATCTGCCAGATGCTACGGGGCTCGGTCGTCATGGAAAAGGACGGTTGCCGCGTCGAGGCCACAGCCAAAGATCCGGTCTGGATTCTCACCACCCCCGGGACCCGTACTCAGCATTTTTCCGAGGACGCCGAAATCATCTCCATCCATTTCGCTCCGGGCAACTCCGCCAACGGTGCCGAATGGAAAGGCCCGCCCATCGCTTGTGCCCAAACGGATGAAGCCTCTCGCCAAAGCCTCGAGAACCTCTGCACCCACCCCGCGGTCGCGCGTCTGAGCTTTGAGGAGCAAATCAACTTTGGCAGACTGGAATGGCAGCTCGACGAGTACCTCCAACTGCAAATCCTCACCCTCAACCTCTTTCGCCAAGCTCTCCGTCTCGCCGCCACAGTCGACCAACGATTCGAAATTCCCACAATCGAAGATCCCCGCGTGCGCTCCAGCCACCGCTACCTCGCCGGGCTCGACATCCGCCAATCTTTTTCCCGCAACGATCTCGCCCTCCGCGCCGGCATCACCGCCGGCCAACTCGACCGTCTCTGGCGCCGGGAACTCGGCCTCACCCCCAATCAGTTCCGCGATCAGCAACGCCTTACCCACGCCTGCGAACAACTCCGCCAGGCAGACATCCCCATCAAAGCCATCGCCGCCGACCTAGGCTTCGTCCACCTCTCCCAATTCTCCAACTGGTTCCACACCCGCCACGGCGAATCCCCAAGAAGCTACCGCAAACGCCCCGGCACCAACTAACCACCGACCACCGACTCCTCCCCCTGCATGCAGGGGAGGTGCTTCCATAGGAAGCGGAGGGGTTCCCGTCCACCGCCCACCGACAACCGACTCACCGACAACCGACTCACCGTCCACCGACTCACCGACTCCTCCCCCTGCGAGCAGGGGAGGTGCTTCCATAGGAAGCGGAGGGGTTCCCGTCCACCGCCCAACGACAACCGACTCACCGTCCACCGACTCACCGCCCACCGATAACCGAAAAACTGAAGCACCCGGTAAGTCCGACTTATGATTTTCAACCGGAGAGGAACGCCAATTGCTTCAAACCGCAACCTGTGTAGAATACAATGGTGAGGAGAAAATGAATGAACATCAGCAGCAAAGCAGATGAAACCGGTGCCCGCGGGTGGTCGCGGATTCCCAGTGTTTTCGGAATCCAGAAGCGCACCCCAGCCGAGAAAGAGCAACAATCGCGCGAGCGCCACCTCCGGTCAATCCGCGAGGTGATCACCGCCTGTATCGAAGAGCGTGGCGGTCGGGTGGCCGCTTCGTTGTCAGCCGCGAAACTAGCGCAGCAATACCAAAAGTGGGACGATGCGGAGAAGGACATCTTCTACCACCTACTCCTCCACGAATTTGATTGTGACGGGAAGAAAATCCGCGAGGCAGCCCAAAGTCTCTGCGAGACTCCGGAGGAACAAGTCCCTGAGAAGGCCTCTAGCCTCCGATCGCAACTAACGCCTCCGCGGGTCGAACTCTTCCGCCAATGGACGATGATGCCGGCCGGAGTAAAGTTTCTCGTCGATCTTCGGGCAGACCTTCTGCCGGCAAAGAAAGAAAATCCCGACCTCAAACGTCTCGATAACGACCTCAAAGAAATCCTCAAGTCCCTCTTCAACGTCGGCATTCTGAAACTACAGCCCATGGGCTGGAACTCACCAGCGGCCCTGCTGGAGAAATTGATCCGCTACGAGGCCGTCCACGAGATCCAAAGCTGGGACGACCTCCGCAACCGGCTGGATAATGACCGCCGCTGCTTTGGCTTCTTTCACCCGAACATGGCCGAAGAGCCCCTGATTTTCGTCGAAGTCGCCCTTTGCCGCGGCATCGCCGAAAGCGTCCACACCCTTCTCGACACCGAGGCCAAAGTCCTCGATCCGGATTCCGCTGACACCGCTGTCTTCTTCTCCATCTCCAACACGCAGAAAGGATTAGCCGGAATCCCTTTCGGGAGTTTTCTCATCAAGCAAGTCGTCGACCGGCTTCAACATGACCTGCCGAACATCAAACGGTTCATCACTCTATCGCCCATTCCTGGATTCCGCAATTGGTTGGAAGGTGAAGAAGCTCCTCAATTCATCTCCCAGATCGATCCAAAAATCCTCGCCGCGGCCGGGATCCATGATCCCGAAGATGTCCCCGCATTCTTCCAGAACTTCGACTGGGGCCAAGCCGACAAAGCGGATGAAGCCGTCCAGACCCTTCTCCGGGGCCTAGCCTTTCACTATCTCACCGAAGCCAAACGCCCCGGACGTGAAACAGCCCTGGACCCAGTGGCTCACTTCCACATCAGCAACGGCGCCCGCATCGAGCAACTCAACTGGGCCGCCAACGTCTCCGACCGAGGACTCCGCGAATCCTTCGGCCTCATGGTCAACTACCGCTATAAACTCGAACGCATCGAGAAACACCACGAGGACTACGCCAGCAAAGGCCTCATCCACACCTCGAGGCAACTAAAGCCCCTCCGCCTCAAATCATAATCGTACCACAGGCTGCTAGCCTGTGCGCAGTTGCGCGGCCCCAGCCCCATCGAAAACCTCACCCGAAATTACGTGAGCTTACCGAGCATTCTCTCAGGTAGCGCGCCATGGCCTCATGGCGCACCCCGGTTCGAGCCAATCACCCCAGCCCGATGCCAAAACCAGAAATGCGGGTTGGGCCAACCCGCGCTACCTTCCGGATTCGTATCATACCTTCGCCTCCACAGAACGAATAGAGATGTCAGCTTTTTCTGCATCGATAGAAGACCGTAAGACCGATGATCGCCAACAGCGATTCACAAAATCGTACCACAGGCTGCCAGCCTGTGCGCAGTTGCGCAGCCCCAGCCCCATCAAAAACCTCACCCGAAATTATGAAGGCTTTCCGAGCATTCTCTCAGGTAGCGCGCCATGGCCTCATGGCGCACCCCGGTTCGAGCCAATCACCCCAGCCCGATGCCAAAACCAGAAATGCGGGTTGGGCCAACCCGCGCTACCTTCCGGATTCGTATCATACCTTCGCCTCCACAGAACGAATAGAGATGTCAGCTTTTTCTGCATCGATAGAAGACCGTAAGACCGATGATCGCCAACAGCGATTCACAAATGTACCACAGGCTGCCAGCCTGTGTCCGCGCCAGAAGAGCCCCGCAAGAAGGCGATCCCCAAAAAAAAGGTTTTCTCCGGTAGCTTCTCCCGACAAAGGGCGATAGCGGAATCCCTATTGAGGCAGGATCTATCCGCAGATTGCGCAGATGGACAGAGATTCCCCCGACCTCTTAGTCCGAAATCTCTGAAAACTTGGGCCGTCTACAGCTCATTCCCTTTCCCTTTCTCCAGCCCCAAAAACAGCCATTCTCCTAGTTCCCGTCAGATTATTTTCGGAATGCCCAGAGCCTAGCCTCTAGGTGGGCCAGAGATCAGGACTTACGTCCCGCAACTCGACCTGTCTTGGCGAGAAGTGCTTGGACCCTCGGTAAGGCCTCTCGCGGTTCTATCGAATCCCAAGGAATATAAAACGAAAGCCCCTTCTGAGGGACTAAGAAAACACCGCGGTCAGTTTCTTTCGATTCAAGAAGGCCAGACAGCAGAATATAGCCATCGGAATTGTCGGATTGGATGCGGATGCGGTCATCG includes the following:
- a CDS encoding helix-turn-helix domain-containing protein, with the translated sequence MASARPDPHETSSPSDWKAIHPLLERCAIGPPQGRRGTFPGVLYTICQMLRGSVVMEKDGCRVEATAKDPVWILTTPGTRTQHFSEDAEIISIHFAPGNSANGAEWKGPPIACAQTDEASRQSLENLCTHPAVARLSFEEQINFGRLEWQLDEYLQLQILTLNLFRQALRLAATVDQRFEIPTIEDPRVRSSHRYLAGLDIRQSFSRNDLALRAGITAGQLDRLWRRELGLTPNQFRDQQRLTHACEQLRQADIPIKAIAADLGFVHLSQFSNWFHTRHGESPRSYRKRPGTN
- a CDS encoding malonyl-CoA decarboxylase: MNISSKADETGARGWSRIPSVFGIQKRTPAEKEQQSRERHLRSIREVITACIEERGGRVAASLSAAKLAQQYQKWDDAEKDIFYHLLLHEFDCDGKKIREAAQSLCETPEEQVPEKASSLRSQLTPPRVELFRQWTMMPAGVKFLVDLRADLLPAKKENPDLKRLDNDLKEILKSLFNVGILKLQPMGWNSPAALLEKLIRYEAVHEIQSWDDLRNRLDNDRRCFGFFHPNMAEEPLIFVEVALCRGIAESVHTLLDTEAKVLDPDSADTAVFFSISNTQKGLAGIPFGSFLIKQVVDRLQHDLPNIKRFITLSPIPGFRNWLEGEEAPQFISQIDPKILAAAGIHDPEDVPAFFQNFDWGQADKADEAVQTLLRGLAFHYLTEAKRPGRETALDPVAHFHISNGARIEQLNWAANVSDRGLRESFGLMVNYRYKLERIEKHHEDYASKGLIHTSRQLKPLRLKS